Proteins encoded together in one Candidatus Sulfotelmatobacter sp. window:
- a CDS encoding Spy/CpxP family protein refolding chaperone — MKSIRFRLMLAGLAVLLGGVFAKSQTAADAPSSPPMRGHWDGGRDGMMGFFGRALNLTDDQKTQMKAIMEKERPTLKPLHEQERQIDQQLRQYVEGTFDQAKVQALATQKAQVDSQLTVEETRVHNQMYLLLTPDQQSQLKQMEANRQARMQQHMQNAPAAPQEE, encoded by the coding sequence ATGAAATCGATTCGTTTTCGCTTAATGCTGGCTGGCTTGGCCGTTTTGCTGGGCGGCGTGTTCGCCAAGTCGCAGACCGCCGCCGACGCTCCCTCATCTCCGCCCATGCGCGGCCATTGGGACGGAGGACGCGACGGCATGATGGGATTTTTTGGCAGAGCTCTCAATCTCACCGATGACCAGAAAACGCAGATGAAGGCCATCATGGAGAAAGAGCGTCCCACGCTGAAGCCCTTGCATGAGCAGGAACGCCAGATCGACCAGCAGCTTCGCCAGTACGTGGAAGGGACCTTCGATCAGGCTAAGGTTCAGGCGCTGGCCACACAAAAGGCGCAGGTTGACTCCCAACTCACGGTCGAGGAGACGCGCGTTCACAACCAGATGTATCTACTGCTCACGCCGGATCAGCAGTCCCAGTTGAAGCAGATGGAAGCGAACCGCCAGGCCCGCATGCAACAGCACATGCAGAATGCTCCAGCCGCTCCTCAGGAGGAGTAG